The uncultured Pseudodesulfovibrio sp. genome contains the following window.
GCATGACGGACAAGGGCGCGTATGCCGAGGCATGGCAGTTGAACGATTGGCTGTACTCACAACCGGAATCAGGACCCACCAGATGCCCCGGTAACCTGACAAAAGCAAAGCTGTAGTGAGAGCCCCCGAAAGGGGGCTTTTTTGCGCTCAAGAAACACCCTGTCAAGGGGACATCTACCGTGCATCTACCGTGCATCTACCGTGCATTCTCGAACAACCCCCGAAAACCGATGGTAGAATTTAAGCCACTTAAAAAGGGTCCGAGTTCTGGCCCTGACCGGCTGCTCTGGCTTTGGCTCGGCAGTTCGACACCAGGAGGCTGAACCGGACCACCACGCAAGACGAAGGGACAGGTACATGGCGATTCTCTCCACCATCCGCTCAGGCATGCAACACTGGTTCAACTCCGGGCATGTCTACTGCCGTCTGCGATGCGTCGGGTGCTCCAAGCGAGTCGCCCGGCGCATTTCGTTGGTGTGGGAGAGGGTCACGGCCTGGGCCTTGTACGAGAGAGCGTAGGGGATGGGCATCTGGTCAACAATCCTTGGCGGCGGGGCCGCAAAAGTCGTCGATTCGGTCGGCGGAGTCCTGGACAACCTCTTCACCTCAGACGAGGAGCGCGAAGAGGCCAAGCGCCTCATGGAACAAGTCAAAGACAAGCCGCACCAGGACCAGCGCAATATCAACCTCGTCGAGGCCGCCCACCGCTCTGTGTTCGTTGCCGGGTGGAGGCCTTTTCTCGGTTGGGTCGGGGGGCTGTCCCTCGCGTCATACTATCTCCCCAAACACTTCATGGCTGCTGGTCTATGGATGTGGCAGAACGTCGAATACATGCGCCAGGCGATCAAGACCGGAGATATCACCTCTCTGACTTTGACCGCATATCCAATCTCTCTCGACGACACCATTATGGCGCTCATATCCGGGTTGCTCGGTCTGGCGGTCACCAGGACGTATGAAAAGAAAAAGGGGCTGACCAGATGAGTTCCTACCAATTCGGGTCGACATCACTCGCACGGCTCAACACCTGTGATCCGCGTCTACAGGTCGTCATGAAGGCAGCCATAGCGCAGGGCATCATGGACATGACCGTGACCGAGGGGCACCGCGACCAGGCAACTCAAGACAAATATTTCAGCGAGGGAAAGAGCCGGATCAAGTTCCCGGACGGCAAGCACAACTCATACCCATCCAGGGCCGTGGACGTGGCTCCCTTCGTCAACGGCAAGCTCTCCTACGATCAACGCCATTGTTGCCATATGGCCGGGCTCATCCTCGGTATCGCCGCCTCGCTCGGCGTCAAGCTCCGTTGGGGCGGCAATTGGGACCAGGACGGAGAACCTGTTACGGATCAGGATTTTCAGGATCTCGTTCATTTCGAGTTGGTGGGTGAGTGATGACCAACCAGAAGATGCGGAGTGGGAGATAGTCATGGCTGAGCAGGGGATCGTCTTCGACAAGAAAATCAACCTGGCCAACATCGTATCCATCCTGGGGTCGTTCGCCATCGTGATCGCCTTCGGGGTGAGTCTGAGCACCCGGGTCGAATTTCTGGAGTGCCAGGTCAAGGACAACAGCGCGCTCAAGACCGAGATGGTCCAGGTCAGGACTGAGGTCCGAGGGGCCCGGGAAGATATCCAGGAGCTCAAGGAAGACGTGAAGACGATCATAAAAACCAGGAATTAGAGCTATGGCCGGTGGAATCACATATTCGCACAAAATCGCCACGGAGATTTGCCGGAGGATATCCGAAGGCTCGTCGCTGCGGAAGATTTGTCGCTCGAAGAACATGCCCCACAAGGGGACCGTGTTCGAGTGGGCGTGCGGAGCCACCGAGGAGGCCAGAGAGGATGGTTTCCCGGACATGTATCGCCGGGCCCGTGAGTGCCAGGCCGATTCGTTCGCGGACGAGGTCGTGGAGATAGCCGATAGCGCGAAAGACCCGCAGAAGGCCCGCGTCAGGATCGACGCCCGCAAGTGGGCGGCCGGGAAGCAGCGGCCCAAGATGTACGGCGACAAGATCAACATGGAGCACAGCGGCGGGATCACCCTGACGCACGAGCAGGCCCTGGAGGCATTGGATGACTGACCGCGAATTAGCCATACGCAAGCGCCTGCGGGACGACTTCAAGCATTTCTCCCAGAAGTGTCTGAAGATCCGCGCCAAGAAGGCCGTTGTCAGCGAGGGCAAGCCGCAGAAGATCATCCCGTTCCTCCTCAACCGTGCCCAAGACTATATCAACGGGCGACTCGATGAGCAGAAAGAGCGGATCGGAAGGGTCAGGGCTCTGGTCCTCAAGGGGCGACAGCAGGGTGTCTCAACGCTGGTTGGTGGCCGGTTCTATCACAAGACGACCCACCGCAAGGGCGTGAACACCTTCATCCTGACCCACCGGGACGACGCCACGAACAACCTGTTCAAGATGACCAAGCGGTTCCACAAGAACAACAACCCGCTGGTTACTCCGTCCACCTCCTATTCGAACCGCAAAGAGTTGGTCTTCGACAAACTTGACTCCTCCTATTCGCTGGGTACTGCGGGCGGAGACGGAGAAGTGGGCCGCTCGGACACCATCGACTTTTTCCACGGGTCGGAGGTGGCCTTCTGGAAGAACCCGCAGAAGATCCAGACCGGCGTGTTCCAGGCGGCCAACGAGGCCGAGGAGATCATCCTGGAATCCACCGCCAACGGGTTCGACCCGATGTTCCACCCCATGTGGCAGGCGGCCGAGGCCGGGATAGGCGAGTACATCGCCGTCTTCGTGCCCTGGTTCTGGCAGGACGAGTACACCGTGGACCTTCCGGACGGATGGGAGCCCACCGCCGAGGAATCAGAACTTTTCGCCTTGTACGAGCGCGAGGGTATGACCTGGCGGCACCTGGCCTGGAGGCGCAGCAAGATCGCGTCCGATTTCGCGGGCGACGAGGTGCTTTTTAAGCAGGAGTACCCGTGTTGCGCGGCCGAGGCGTTCCAGGTCACCGGACACGATTCGTTCATCAAGCCGGAATCCGTCATCGCGGCCCGCAAGCGCCGGGATGTGGAACAGTCCGGGGCGCGCATCGTGGGCGTGGACCCGGCCAGAGGCGGCGACCGCACGTCTTTCTACAACCGGCAGGGCCGCGTGGCCTGGGCCGGGCGCGTGTTCCAGACGCCGGACACCAAGGCCATCATCGGCGAGATCGTCAGGCTGTTCACCGAAGAAGTCGAGAACCCGGTGGACTGGATGTTCATCGACATCGGCGGGTTGGGCGGCCCGATCTACGACCAGGTCAAGGACATGCCCTTCGGGCGGTGGATCGTCCCGGTCAACTTCGGTTCCAAGGAAGTGTTCCGGCCCAATCGATACGTGAACAAGCGCGCCGAGATGTGGGGAGGAATGCGCGACTGGACCGAGAACGACGCCGAACCGGTCTGCATCGAGGACAGCGACAGCCTTCAGTCTGACCTGTGCGCGCCCGGCTACACCTACGACAACCAGCAAAGAATTTTGCTCGAGAGCAAGGAGCAGATGGCGAAACGCGGCCAGCGGTCACCGGACGAAGGTGACGCCCTGGCTCTGACCTTCGCGCAGCCGGTCATGGATCGCCACGACCGGGCCGGTATCGGCATCCACAACATGGGCATCACCAAAGTCCGGAGACTGGCATGAAGATCAAGATTAGCGACGAAGAAATCCTGGAACTCATCCAGCCCGACATCGACCAGGCCGAGGACTGGGCGCGCCAACTCTCCGAGGAGCGCAAGCGGTGTTCCGACCTGTACAACCGGGAGAAGCTCGGCAACGAGCAGGACGGCTTTTCGCAGCACGTCGCGGCCGTGGTGTTCGACACCATC
Protein-coding sequences here:
- a CDS encoding 3TM-type holin, encoding MGIWSTILGGGAAKVVDSVGGVLDNLFTSDEEREEAKRLMEQVKDKPHQDQRNINLVEAAHRSVFVAGWRPFLGWVGGLSLASYYLPKHFMAAGLWMWQNVEYMRQAIKTGDITSLTLTAYPISLDDTIMALISGLLGLAVTRTYEKKKGLTR
- a CDS encoding M15 family metallopeptidase, translating into MSSYQFGSTSLARLNTCDPRLQVVMKAAIAQGIMDMTVTEGHRDQATQDKYFSEGKSRIKFPDGKHNSYPSRAVDVAPFVNGKLSYDQRHCCHMAGLILGIAASLGVKLRWGGNWDQDGEPVTDQDFQDLVHFELVGE